From the Lactuca sativa cultivar Salinas chromosome 9, Lsat_Salinas_v11, whole genome shotgun sequence genome, the window aatatatatatatatatatatatatatatatatatatatatatatatatatatatatatatatatatatatatatatatatatatatatatatatagacacacggTTATGttcaaatgaaataaaaaaatataggTGACTTGAAAATACATTCTTAGCCACTCATTTCGGTTGTCAAAGGAAAATAttctaaaatgcaaaataaatggaaagttttgaattttttttaatgctattttgttattttttatttcaaaaaaatatcaaaatttaacAATATGTGTAAATATTCTAACAAAATACTACTCATACgtttatgtatttgtatgtatgtctactattctactagaatattatattataattttttttagaatcTTTCAAACTTttataatagaatattacacgtACAATTACTTATAAAAATTGCATGAGCAAAATTCTGGTAGAATATTTTTCTGTGatgctgatatatatatatatatatatatatatatatatatatatatatatatatatatatatagaaaagtaATGTGGCATCGTGTTTCGAGATAACCTAAAATTGGAGGCTCGGGGTGGAAGATAGCCTTGTGAAGGTCACGGGTCTCAAGGACGAAGGTTGGACCTCGAGGATTAAGGTTCTTGGGTTTGGTGTTAAGACTTTGAGCTTTGAGGGGCATTCGACTTAAATAGAATTCTGGGGTTGTTGGCATAAAGGCAAGACGACGTGGTGGATTAGTGGCAACAGTATGGTGCATGGTTAATGAAGAATGTGTTCATTTGTCACCACGACGTGGAAAGATGAGTGTCGCGACATGATGAACACTGCATCCCAAGACCATAAAATTTTGGGTTTTGTGCATATTTAAAAGCTTAAAATCATGGATTAGGGTATCTTCTTCAGCCTCCAACCCTACAACATGAATCCCTAGCCTCCATGTATTATTGAGAgcttgttttcttgattttgGACTTGTTCTTTAGAATTTGGTGAAACTGGAGGAAGGAGGGAGTTCATATTGGTGCAAGGAAGCAAGAAGCAAGCTTGGATCCAACACGTTTTTCATACTTATGAGCtatttaaggtataaagtttatactgtaacgccccgattctcatgtATTAATATTATGGCTTTAATTCTAAAGTTTCaaggtctacttgacgagttgaatGCCCTGATtcgtcgagtagcagcgtgtTTGGGGCCAcatgtttaagtgaccaactcgccgagtcggaagagtgactcgacgagttggagctggaggatgaatccttaatttcggggttttgcaccctatttaaggaatcattagcctcccttagtCCCTTACAGCCTCTAGAGAGTCCAGCAAACCCTATTTCGTGTGAGAGCTTCATTTGAGTGTGTTTTTGAACTTTGGAAGGTGGAACTTCTGAAGGGAGCTTGAAGGTCAACTAGCTAGCAGCAAGGGACTCGTGTGGATCTACAAAATCTATATCAGTTAgcttcatttgaggtatcaattcATGATCTTGGCCTCATTTctttctagatctctttggatgaaGTTTAGGGCTTTTTGGCTTGATTATGAAGCTATTGTTGAGTATGAGCTGGATCTGAAGTCGCAACATCAGATTTGAACCCTCCTTGGGATCTAGGTTCATAAAGTTTCTAGCCTTGTCATGTATGAAACTTTCCATTTGAGTTAGACCCCATTTCAAGTTTGGATTTGGCATTTTGAGtcattagagccttgcatgcacgtaaagtttgcaactttacgtgataagcatgccttgggaagttggatctgcaatatggagccTTAGCATGAATTAAAAAGCATTTGTATGGATGAAGAACCAAAGGGAATCGACGAATGGCAtgttcgactcggcgagtccgatgaagattgtcgtagacCTGTCGAGTCAGTAGAGTgattcggcgagtctgatgaagattgccttgggctcggcgtgTCAaatgagtgactcgacgagttggaaagttatgtaaggaactcggcgagtagctgagggtactcgacgagttgaggtcaacatggaatgttgaccttggcagttgactttgactttgactttaaccaagggttgaccagttgacttctgagggtatttttgGTAAATTGGATATTATAGCAAAGGACATTGGTGAATATAGGTGTTAGAGTTGGAGTTACATTTGGAGGAGTTTGACATTATCTTCCGAGCTACTTGCGATGTGAgttacctcactatactaaggggtctaaggcaccaaggccgacccattggatatATTATCCTAGCAGTGGTATCATgattgagtatgagttagtttgCATGCTAGTTGCTATGCTAGTTTGGTAGATCTGTAAGACTACCTGTGTTATTATTTGATTATCTGTATGCCAGTGGATATGATATCCTAACCGTGAGTATGATTTAGTGTTGCATACTAGTtgctatgccagttaggtagatatgtaggactacctgtagtaTTATGTAATTATCTACATGTGCATCagttgtgttatatgtcgacatattatgtgggatgggttgaggtgatactgctccttgcggtaaccaacaaacccgggagcattccagatacgagttaagggagactcgtactgtaggctcggtggcaatccagatgtgagttgtgggcccggaaggcaatccatactcacactgtgggcccagggggtAATCTagtctgtaaaacagtggacccagtatatgttgttaattgtatatgtattatgTGCAGTGTATCAGtatttttgggggaactcactaaactttcgggtttacagtttcagtttattgtttcaggtacattagtggatcgcggcaaggcgaaagcatgatcgtatagctcctcatgatttgtttatgtttctgggaaaactctgatattatacattttgaaaacaaatctgTAATaactgttttgaaaagttttaaattggcttgaattttatgggtgttacatataCCTTGAAATTTCTTCTTTTAGAAACAAGTTTGAGCTCATTTTTGGGTGGTTTTGGTCCCTTCTCTGGATTCTTTTAGAGTTTGAGGAACTCCAGAGCTTGTTATGGCTCTTTAATGGTCAATATGCTTCTGATAATGGACAAAGGAGTCATGCTTGGAGTCACTTTGTGTCCATGCATAAGTTTTGGtcacattaaggacttaatggacttagGGTTGTAGATCTAGCATTGTGATGAACTCctaatagataaagttggaaactttatccattaagtcattgaAAAGGATCATATCTAAAGTTATGTGTTTAGAACTGTACAGATTAAGTGTTGGGTCACTCAATTGTATAGATTTGATGATGTAAAATGTACACACTATAGTTATAGTTAGCTAGTTAATCTAAAGATATGCTGATGGAAGTTCATATGTCGAAGACAGAAGAACATCCCCTGATGACTGAAAGCTGAAGACTCTATCAGCACCAAATGCATGAAGACACCATCTACTGAAGACTGATCAGTATGTCAAGATGTTGATGGTTATACACTGTTGACACACAGATCAGGTGATACGATGATGACACTCGCTGATGGTAATATTTGCTGAAGCTGAAGCTGATCAGTGTGACACCCTGACGCTAATGACTGAAGCTGAAGCTCATCTCTTTGACGCTGGCATTGATGCCTTGATCAACAAGACTCCCTCAAGCGGATGCTCGTATTAGCTTCTGATGTGTTGGTGCTGATATATGAATCTGGAGAAGATCTGATTTGATACATTCATTTTGTACCAGATTTCTTTATATGTAGATTAGATACAATCCACTGATTGAAGGATTCACTAGAATATATTAGTATATAATCAATATTAGGGTGAAACTCTAATGTAGTGAACGTCTTCATGATAACCCGATTTCTTGGTGAAAACAAACcttttcttggtgaaagacaacTTTATGATACTTTTGTGTTCTTCATTGTTATTTCTTGTTTCTATTTGATCTATGAATCTACAAAGGGTTTGAAACTtttagttggtatcagagcatgctAGAACATTCATTCTAGGATCTGTTGAAGATTCAAAAGTTCATTCTTTATTCATTAACTCGAAaattagaaggagaagaagaagatataTTATACAATCATCCAAATACGAGGAATACATCAGACATTCAGAAGAGAGAGTATGGTATGTTTTCACAAATAGAACCAATCAGTGATGAGCATCCACACATATAATCAAGAAATAGGACATAAAGAACCGCCCCCTAAATCCCAAAATACAATGACGAGTGCCCTTCTTCATAAAATTatccaagatatggaagtgcatCTCGACATGACGGCTCGACAGAAAGCGGTTTTCTAGTGCTTACATGCACCACATGCTCATGATTTTCTTCTAGCCATCCCTACAGATTGGTTTGGTCAACATATGTCTCCTGTGGAGTATCGTACTatcctcaaatatcgactcatgattccAATATTCCCAACTGACGAGATATGTATGGTGTGTCGGAAGGCATGCTTGGACTCTTTTAGAGAGCATGTAGTTCACTGTAAAAAAACTCTCGAGGTTCAAATACATGCACAatatggttagggatgttttgTTTAACATATTTAAGCGTGCCAAGGTTTCCGCCAAGAAAGAGGCACCTGTGAATTTGTTGATTGACCTGGTAGAAGCAAAGTCAACCCTTAGACCggctaatgtttttatttttagatGGGTTAGAGGGAAACATGTATGTGTAGACCTTATAAGGGAATCCCTCTTATGAGATTGAAGGCTGGGGGTTTCACGACGGGAAATCCTACTTTAAAAGCTGCCACAGGCAAAAtcaccaaacatgagaaatcatgcatggaaaatcaacatgtgttcatACCATTTTCATTTGATATGTTTGGTTTCCTCGCTCTGGATGCGGTGGAGCTTTTTAGTAGAGTACAACAGATCATGCATAGCAATGTTATAGTTGATGGGTTAATAGGGTTATAAATACGATGCTCTAAGCGGAAAAACATTTAGATAATTCAAATgattagggcacatgcaacctaatagGAGTTATGTCTTTCACATAtaggcaacatactatgaattGTTATCCTACAAAAATTTCCTATGAAAAACTAATTCATAAGAACAAGAAACTTACCTTGAAGATTGTTATTGCAAACAATCTTGAATTCCTTTTTGAAAGAAAAACTCttagaagcaagcaccacaagtgttgTGTCACTGATGGGTCACATACAAACCATACCAACGAAAGAGCTTGAAGAGAGTTTAAGGAGGGGTTATGGCCCTTTATATAGCCGAGGTAACTTAGTGCCAAAGCTAGAGTTTAAGTAGGAAACTAAAATCTCTTTGCTTGGTGACCAAGCAGCCCATTCGCTTCCTTATGCAAgggcttggacgaaaactccttgGGCTTGCCCAAGTGCTTTTCGTCCACCTTATCTAATGGGGTCCATGGGCTCCTTTCCTTaactttcaataaataaccaaacataccatgcacttttaattaatccaattaatcccaaaattaattcaaattaatttatgattaattattaattaaataatactattcccaattaatatattattctcataatatattaacaaattatttattttgatttctaattaatttattaaccatataataaattaataaatcagtctctctctctaaaagttatcATGTTCAATTGTATGTTTGAGGACAACCCAAAATGACTGTGCTACCATcgattcaagtttataccaattatagttatggacttagatacccaATCCAACAATATCCCCTAGATCTATGAatgtagttttcaaaagaattaaTTTTACCATACAAAAAAGTTTAATGACACAACTTGTTGTCCGTTttccatctcactcattgtacgataaTAATTAAGTTAATAAAAAAAAGGTaagatattaaataaaaaaataacataaacgGAAATAATATAACAAACATAATCTTTGATCTTAAAAGGCAAAGTGAATATTTGTATACCGTCAATCACAATACTTAAATGTCTCTCTAACTTCTGCAATCATGAATAACTTtggaaaatatgataaaataacatGAAAATTAGGTAGAAATCGATGGCCAGAAAGCccaagtttttatttatttattttttgaagtaCTTAAGTAAAGAAACGCGTACAGGAAGCATGATACCTATTGCAAGAACCGAAGGTGATGGTGGGGAAATCTATAAGCTTCTTGTTGGAAGTGAATAACGCTATAACTCCGGATCTATAGGTTCAAAAAGGACGATATATGTTTTCTCGGTTCTCTTCTCCAGCCGCGTCGACCTCATCTGTTTTTTTTTTGGATGAAAATTCGAGTAGATAGAAAGAAAAAGGGTGGTGATGAATCAATACACAAACACAACATATGGAGGAGACAGGAGGGTAACAACATGTATAGAGTATTGGAAAAGACTAAAATACCTTTGTTGGCAACAAAACTTATCGCAAAAAGATGTCGAAAGAAGAGATGACAAAAGTTTTTTTGAGAGAATTCCATCTCTATCCTTGTAAACTTTCATAATTACATGTATATCCCactaaaattttaaattacatatatatccttataaaacttatgaaattacatatatatcaaatacttaattaatcatattttataaattaaaaaataaaaacataatctttaaattaattttttattattaaaaatataattgacttgtaattttataatattatcttTGTCCCACATTGTTATTTTCGACTTATTACTTTATGAAGTATTACAAAAATATTAAAACCCACAATGAATTTTTTTTGTTCTGTCATTACATGTGTAATTATAACTAAAAACAGAAGGAGAacaaaattgtttaaaaaaagaATAATCGTAGGTCTCGTAAATCGATTGTATGAGATGAATTATATTGTTTAATAGTTCTAATATGCGATCCGTGATTTTTTTAATCGATTATGTGTGGACAACTGTGTTGTGAATAAGAAGATCGATTATGAAAAagattacaaatatatattttagtAACTTAGTTATAATTTAATTTATAGACggtgtttattttttaatatattaaatatgattaaattaaatatttaaatatgtttatatatatatatatatatatatatatatatatatatatatatatatatatatatatatatatatatatatatatatatatatatatatatatatatatatatatatatatatatatatatatatatatatatatatatatatgattaaaatttTACAAAGGAAATATGAATTATGAAATTGACCCATAagttttttaaatgttaaaagcAAAAAATAAAACCGACTTATAGCCACAGGGCGAAAAGTGTAATTTACCATTTTCTAAAAGTGGCATGCATGATCATCAAAACATGGTAAATATGGAGTAAATATCGAGTATAATACAACGTAAACACATACAATTACAAGCTTTAAAAAATCAATATGTAAGATACACAGCGACTTGAAGTAGAGTCTCTACACCATCATTGTTCTGCTGGTTCGTGCCTTCGAATGTCTTCACCACAGCATGCCCCTTGGCATTCAAATACTTCCCGGTTCCACCCATGACAGCAAGCTGAGACTCCGCCACAGCACTCCGGTGAACCCCCATGAAGCTAAGACTGTCAATATAACTTCCATGCACAAACATAACAGTAAACGCCATTGTCTGGCTGTTGCCATCAATGGAGCTCGAGACATAGAAACCTTGTGCCTTTCCAATTAATCCAGACCCCAGCTCATGTCCCTCAGTTAGCTCATCATCTATCACCATCAAAGTCCCAAACATAAGCTGTCGCAGGGCGTTGCCTTGAGGTAACTGGCCACCATTGATGGAGGGGAACGCGTTGTTAaagttgttattgttattatttcCATTGTTGCGGAAAACATTAGAAGTGGTTCCTCCTAGGCCTGTGAGGAAAGGGATGTTATTGTTGTTGATGATTCCACTGTTGCCATTGTCTTGAGGAACCCCATTGTTGACAGGAAGGTTAGCTCCATTGGGTTTTGCGAAGGGAACTTGACCATTAACAGTAGGGTTAGTTACGATACCAGTGACAGCTTTAGCTGAGGGGTTAGATCCTCCTAGAATGTCGTGCATGAAGAACATGAGAGTATGATCACCACCTTCTACACCTCCAGCTGCACCATTAGAAGCCACAGTACTAGGTGGGATGGCTCCTAAAGGTGTtgcattagggttagggttttgaacaGAATCAGGTGCC encodes:
- the LOC111881159 gene encoding dirigent protein 25, with translation MTKSNSIYFPTLFLLLAITFSSITSSRILVEEVAPVFSAISPEAPDSVQNPNPNATPLGAIPPSTVASNGAAGGVEGGDHTLMFFMHDILGGSNPSAKAVTGIVTNPTVNGQVPFAKPNGANLPVNNGVPQDNGNSGIINNNNIPFLTGLGGTTSNVFRNNGNNNNNNFNNAFPSINGGQLPQGNALRQLMFGTLMVIDDELTEGHELGSGLIGKAQGFYVSSSIDGNSQTMAFTVMFVHGSYIDSLSFMGVHRSAVAESQLAVMGGTGKYLNAKGHAVVKTFEGTNQQNNDGVETLLQVAVYLTY